One genomic segment of Amycolatopsis sp. Hca4 includes these proteins:
- a CDS encoding toxin-antitoxin system HicB family antitoxin — protein MDLTPYIATLREDLANTAAAGDEQTRRAAALLSSALEPAVRLTLMNALADLAAEVTAALPGQVVDVRLDGRDVRVVVTGTAEEPTARETPRDTTPPPPIDGGDISRITLRLVEQIKGQAERAAAAQGVSLNTFVSQAVQGALGHGKSGGGHKHHGGRGGGSHLHGWVES, from the coding sequence ATGGACCTGACGCCGTACATCGCCACCCTTCGCGAGGACCTCGCGAACACGGCTGCCGCCGGGGACGAGCAGACCCGGCGGGCGGCCGCGCTGCTGTCCTCCGCGCTCGAGCCCGCCGTCCGCCTGACCCTGATGAACGCCCTCGCCGACCTCGCCGCCGAGGTCACGGCCGCACTGCCGGGCCAGGTGGTGGACGTCCGGCTCGACGGGCGGGACGTCCGGGTCGTCGTCACCGGCACCGCCGAGGAGCCGACGGCACGCGAGACACCACGTGACACCACACCGCCGCCACCCATCGACGGCGGTGACATCAGCCGGATCACCCTCCGGCTGGTCGAGCAGATCAAAGGCCAGGCCGAACGCGCGGCCGCCGCCCAGGGCGTCTCGCTGAACACCTTCGTTTCGCAGGCGGTCCAGGGCGCGCTGGGGCACGGCAAGAGCGGCGGCGGCCACAAGCACCACGGCGGCAGGGGCGGCGGATCGCACCTGCACGGCTGGGTCGAAAGCTGA
- a CDS encoding HEAT repeat domain-containing protein, with amino-acid sequence MNHATDTRLLDALGAANPSTRLQAALAAGTRADPGLVEALVARCAAEPDFFVRDMLTWALTRLPAELTVPRLVAELRSGRAQARSQALHTLSKIGDRAAWPALTRELLHDRDDEVARSAWRAAVVLVPPGEQANLAAELARELGRGDRAVQLSLSRALVALGEVAEGALRAGLLSADPVVRAHARATERLLQDPEGGFDLAVDEARRIVALGPERAAS; translated from the coding sequence ATGAACCACGCAACGGACACCCGGCTGCTCGACGCGCTGGGCGCGGCGAACCCGTCGACCCGGCTCCAGGCGGCGCTGGCCGCGGGCACCAGGGCCGACCCGGGGCTCGTCGAGGCGCTGGTGGCGCGGTGCGCGGCCGAGCCGGACTTCTTCGTCCGCGACATGCTCACCTGGGCGCTGACCCGCCTGCCCGCGGAGCTGACCGTGCCCCGGCTCGTCGCGGAACTGCGCTCCGGCCGGGCCCAGGCCCGCAGCCAGGCCCTGCACACGCTGTCGAAGATCGGCGACCGGGCGGCGTGGCCGGCGCTCACCCGGGAGCTGCTGCACGACCGGGACGACGAAGTCGCGCGAAGCGCCTGGCGGGCGGCCGTCGTCCTCGTGCCGCCGGGGGAGCAGGCGAACCTGGCGGCCGAGCTGGCTCGTGAGCTCGGCCGGGGTGACCGGGCCGTGCAGCTGAGCCTCAGCCGGGCCCTCGTCGCGCTCGGCGAGGTGGCGGAGGGGGCCTTGCGGGCGGGGTTGCTGAGTGCCGACCCGGTCGTGCGGGCGCACGCTCGGGCCACGGAACGGCTGCTGCAGGACCCGGAGGGCGGGTTCGACCTGGCCGTCGACGAGGCGAGGCGGATCGTCGCGCTCGGCCCGGAACGCGCGGCGAGCTGA
- a CDS encoding DUF4097 family beta strand repeat-containing protein, translated as MSEEQTTPAGEPNDELVRIDEFETDVPLELDISVTIGRVEVVLDGDSGARVELQHDQGEQQPWVAGVNSLLSWVGERFGDQLGVDPSSSPAEAVRQSRIEKLGNRLVVQAPKAWQLRNAALAVKVHAPAGSHVEVRAGAADVTVTGSAGRVDLLTGSGEVKLDRADGSATIRTGSGAVKLGPTLGGLQLRSGSGHVEASSISGSATLATGTGDVWLGAVAGEVMARTGSGDLSVADAASGSLDLITGSGEVRIGIRGGTAAEVDLTSSAGRVSSELDVAEAAPEGGVQLKVRARTGTGNAVVTRAAG; from the coding sequence ATGAGTGAAGAACAGACCACACCGGCCGGAGAGCCGAACGACGAGCTGGTCCGGATCGACGAGTTCGAGACCGACGTCCCGCTGGAGCTCGACATCAGCGTCACGATCGGCCGCGTCGAGGTCGTCCTCGACGGCGACTCCGGCGCGCGCGTCGAGCTGCAGCACGACCAGGGCGAGCAGCAGCCGTGGGTGGCGGGCGTCAACAGCCTGCTGTCGTGGGTCGGCGAGCGCTTCGGCGACCAGCTGGGCGTCGACCCGTCGAGCTCGCCCGCCGAGGCCGTGCGGCAGAGCCGGATCGAGAAGCTCGGCAACCGCCTGGTCGTGCAGGCCCCGAAGGCGTGGCAGCTGCGCAACGCCGCGCTCGCGGTGAAGGTGCACGCGCCGGCGGGCTCGCACGTCGAGGTCCGGGCGGGCGCGGCGGACGTCACGGTGACCGGCTCGGCCGGCCGCGTCGACCTGCTGACCGGCTCCGGCGAGGTGAAGCTCGACCGGGCCGACGGCTCGGCGACCATCCGCACCGGCAGCGGCGCGGTCAAGCTCGGCCCGACACTGGGCGGGCTGCAGCTGCGCAGCGGCAGCGGCCACGTCGAGGCGTCGTCGATCAGCGGGTCCGCGACGCTGGCCACCGGCACGGGCGACGTCTGGCTGGGCGCGGTGGCGGGCGAGGTGATGGCCCGCACCGGCAGCGGCGACCTTTCGGTGGCCGACGCGGCGTCGGGCTCGCTCGACCTGATCACCGGCTCGGGCGAGGTCCGGATCGGCATCCGCGGCGGGACGGCCGCCGAGGTCGACCTGACCTCCAGCGCCGGCCGCGTCTCCAGCGAGCTGGACGTCGCCGAAGCCGCGCCCGAGGGTGGGGTGCAGCTGAAGGTGCGCGCCCGCACGGGCACCGGCAACGCCGTGGTGACACGCGCGGCGGGCTGA
- a CDS encoding HEAT repeat domain-containing protein: MLIGEVARRSGVSSRMLRHYDSLGLVRPTGRTVGGYREYAEADIRRIFHVEGLRSLGMSLRQIGQALADPAFTPSTLVGELIRRTEDRLERERELLERLRAIDASEPTGWDGVLHVVELLHGLDSPSPGRRQQAALDVPLPTELLARAVLTETNPNVAGALRWALARAGADGLPAVAAGLSSPDAEVRRRALLAIAELPGEEAAAALVSALEDPEPGIRRHAALAAGRRGTTAAVPTLVAMVAEGTNDVEAAEVLGTLASDPELGHRIVSALAAELSADTAVRIRVAQALAELPAPLSQDTLRRMADDEDRVVALIASAVTEALGRSGS; the protein is encoded by the coding sequence GTGCTGATCGGTGAGGTGGCCCGCCGGTCCGGGGTGAGTTCGCGGATGCTGCGGCACTACGACTCCCTCGGGCTGGTGCGGCCGACCGGCCGGACCGTCGGCGGCTACCGCGAGTACGCCGAGGCCGACATCCGCCGGATCTTCCACGTCGAAGGCCTGCGGTCGCTGGGGATGTCGCTGCGGCAGATCGGGCAGGCGCTGGCGGATCCGGCCTTCACACCGTCCACTTTGGTCGGTGAGCTGATCCGGCGGACCGAAGACCGGCTGGAGCGGGAGCGGGAGCTGCTCGAGCGGCTCCGCGCGATCGACGCCTCGGAGCCCACCGGCTGGGACGGCGTGCTGCACGTCGTCGAGCTCCTGCACGGGCTCGATTCCCCCAGCCCGGGGCGCCGGCAGCAGGCCGCGCTGGACGTGCCGCTCCCCACCGAGCTGCTGGCCAGGGCGGTCCTGACCGAAACGAACCCGAACGTCGCCGGGGCCCTGCGCTGGGCGCTGGCACGGGCGGGCGCGGACGGCCTGCCCGCGGTGGCCGCCGGCCTGAGTTCACCCGACGCCGAAGTCCGGCGGCGCGCGCTCCTGGCGATCGCCGAGCTACCGGGAGAAGAGGCGGCCGCGGCGCTGGTATCCGCGCTCGAGGACCCGGAGCCGGGCATCCGCCGCCACGCGGCACTGGCCGCCGGCCGCCGCGGAACGACGGCCGCGGTCCCGACCCTGGTCGCCATGGTGGCCGAGGGAACGAACGACGTCGAAGCGGCGGAGGTCCTGGGCACCCTGGCCTCGGACCCGGAGCTGGGGCACCGGATCGTGAGCGCGCTGGCCGCCGAGCTGTCCGCGGACACGGCGGTCCGGATCCGCGTGGCCCAGGCGCTGGCCGAACTCCCGGCCCCGTTGTCGCAGGACACCTTGCGGCGCATGGCCGACGACGAGGACCGGGTGGTCGCGCTGATCGCCTCGGCGGTCACGGAAGCGCTCGGCAGGTCCGGCTCGTAG